The DNA window TCGCGGACGTCGTGGGCGCCGCGCATCGACCAGTGGAGGATGCTCGATGATCGATCCGTTCGGCGCTCGCCTACGCAAGAACCTGGACCGCCTCGGACCACTCTGCGCCGGGCTCGACCCGCACGCGGCCTTGCTCGAGGCGTGGGAGCTGCCCGACACCGTGGACGGGCTGGAGCGATTCGCGATGACCGTCGTGGAGGCGGTGGCCGGTCGGGTCGCGGTGGTGAAGCCGCAGTCCGCGTTCTTCGAACGGCACGGCTCTGCCGGGATCGCCGTGCTGGAGCGCGCGATCGGCGCGCTGCGGGCCGAGGGGACGCTGGTGCTGCTGGACGTGAAGCGCGGCGACATCGGGACCACCATGCAGGGCTATGCGGACGCGTACCTGAACGAGAAGTCGTCGCTGTTCGTCGATGCGATCACCGTCTCGCCGTACCTCGGCTTCGGGTCGCTGCGGCCCACGATCGACACGGCTCTCGCCAACGGGGCTGGGGTGTTCGTGCTCGCGCTGACCTCCAATCCCGAGGCGCCGGAGGTGCAGCAGGCGCGCACGCCGGACGGGCGAACGGTGACGGGCGCGATGCTCGCGCACCTCGCCGCGGAGAACGCCGGCGTCTCACCGTTGGGTTCGGTGGGCGCGGTGGTCGGTGCGACGGTGGGCTCGACGGGGGAGGACTTCGCCGTCAACGGCCCGTTGCTCGCGCCGGGCATGGGCGCGCAGGGAGGCACCGCCGAGGGACTCCGCGAGATCTTCGGCACGGACGCGCTGCGCAACGTCCTGCCGTCCACGTCGCGGGAGCTGCTCTCGGCAGGCCCGTCGGTCGAGGCCCTGCGGTCCACCGCCGACAGCCTCAACGACTCCCTCGCCACCGTCCTCCGCTGACCCGCACTTCACCCACCGAACCGGGGCTCCCGGCGATCGGCAATCGATTGCCAACCCCGGTTGGATGGGTAAAGTCGCACACCATGGGGACAGAGGGGGTGGGCGTGCTCGACGTCGTGGTGATGATCGTCACCGATCGGCAGGGCCGGGTGGTCATGCAGCACCGGACGGACGACGCGCCGACGGGTGCCGGGCTGTGGTCGGTGCCGGGCGGCGGGGTCGAGCCGGGCGAGCTGCCGGCCGACGCCGCGCATCGGGAGCTGCTCGAGGAGACCGGGCTGAGCTGTGACGACCTCGCTCGCTCACACGTCTACGAGCGGCCGTCGAGCAACGGGCTCCATCAGCTGCGCGTCCACGTGTTCGTGGGAACGACCGACGCGAAGGACGACGAGCTCGTCTGTGGCGAGGGCCAGGCGATGGTGTTCCTCGGTCTCGAGGAAGCCTGGCAACGCGACCTTACCCGCGTCGCACGGGAGAACCTCCCACAGAGCGGGATCTCCCGCGAGATCGCTGTCGCGCTGGTGACGGATCGGCTCGGGCGGGTGCTGATGCAACACCGTACGGACGACGCGCCGATCAGCCCCGGGCTCTGGACGCCGCCGGGCGGCCACCTCGAGCCAGGTGAGGATGCGCTGACTGCCGCACATCGCGAGCTGCTCGAGGAGACCGGACTCCGCTGCCCCGACCTCGCGCTCGCCGACGTACGCGTGCTCGTCGGCGGCGACGGCCAGCTCGTCCGCTACCACCTTTTCGAGGCGACGACCGACGCGCGCGACGAGGACGTGGTCTGCGGCGAAGGGCAGGCGATGGTGTTTCTCACGGTCGACGAAGCCCAGCGGAAGTCCCTCACCTCCATCGCCCGCGCCATCCTCGCCGCCTAGTTGGGTCGGGGGCACCTTCGTCCCATAGGTTCGGACCAGGGTGCCCCCGACCCAGTCGGTGGGCTGGCACCGGCGGTCACCTTCGCGGTGCGGCGTTCGTCAGTGCGGTGACGGAGCTGGCGAAGAAAGGGATCACTGTGGAGCAGCAGAGCGAGCTGGCCGAGCGGTTCGAGGAGAGTCGCAGCCAGCTGCGGTCGGTCGCGTACCGCATGCTCGGCTCGCTCACCGAGGCCGACGACGCGGTGCAGGAGGCGTGGATCAGGCTCAGCCGCAGCGACACCTCCGACGTCGACAACCTCGGCGGCTGGCTGACGACGGTGGTAGCCCGCGTCTGCCTCGACATGCTGCGCTCGCGCAAGGCGCGCCGCGAGCAGCCGTACGAGACGTTCGTCCCCGACCCGATCGTCACTCTCGACGACCGCACCGACCCCGAGCAGCAGGCGCTGCTCGCCGACTCGGTCGGGCTCGCGCTGCTCGTCGTGCTCGAGACCCTGCCGCCGGCCGAGCGGCTCGCGTTCGTCCTGCACGACACGTTCGGACTGCCGTTCGACGAGATCGCGCCGATCGTCGACCGTACGCCGACCGCGGCGCGGCAGCTCGCCAGCCGCGCGCGGCGCCGCGTCCAGGGCGCGCACCTGCCCGACCCCGACCTTGCCAAGCAGCGCGAGGTCGTCGAGGCGTTCCTCGCCGCGGCCCGCGCCGGCGAGTTCGAGAAGCTGCTCGAGATCCTCGACCCCGACGTCGTCCTCCGCGCCGACTTCGGCGCCGCCCGCGTCTCGACGCTCGTGCGCGGTCCGCAGGATGTCATCGCCCAGGCGAGGCTGTACGCGGACAGCGCGCAGTACACCCGCCACGCCCTCATCAATGGCGCACCCGGCACGGTCGCGATCCGTAAGGGCCGCCTCACCGCCGTGTCGTCGATGACGATCGTGGACGGCAAGATCGTCCAGATCGACATCCTCGCCGACCCCGACCGCCTGCGGCAGGTCCAGCTCTCCGGTCTGTAGCCATCTCGCCGGAAATCTTTGGACGTTCGTTCCCTAGCGGCCCGGCGCACCCGTGCCCAATACTGGTCCGGACCTGAATCCGCACGGGGTCGAGAAGGGACATGCTCGATGGGCCTTGGGCGTCGAGGTATCGCGGTGTTCGTGGCGGCCGTCGCCGCGCTGGGGTTGGGCTCGGGGAGCGCCTCGGCGGCGAGCGTCCAGTGGGCCACCGATCCGTTCCCCGAGGTGTGTGCCAGTCCCGTCGACCCGGCGTGCGACGCCGGGGCGGGGGACGGCTACATCAAGTGGGGCAACCGGACGGCCGGGATCAAGGGGTACGTGTGGGACTTCGACGAAGACCCGGCCGACTACACGAAGGTCTACTTCGACGCGTTCGCCGGGTCGACGAAGGTCGACTCGGACTTTCGTACGGCGAACGGCCAGTATCGGCCCTTCGGTGAGTTCCCCATCGGTGACCCGAACCTCGTCGGCGGGATCGACCGCGTCCGGATCCAGGTGTGCTCGCACTTCCCGCTGTGGCCGTACAAGGAGTGCAGCGCACCGGTGAACGTGCTCCGCAACTAGGCCCTGTGACGAAAGTAGCTGGAGCGACGCAGCGGCGACGAGCAGGCTGCCCCGGAAGCTCCCGAGTGACTCCCCAGTGATGGCAAATGATCATGTTTACATGATCATTTGCCGCTCTACGTGGGATACACCCCGCGTAGAGCACCCATTCGCCAGGTACCGCGGCACTACGAGACAGGTCCTCACCGTCACGGGGTCCGAGGGACCCAAGAAGGGAAAGTTCCATGGGCATACAGCGTCGAGGTATCGCGATGTTCGCGGCGGCTGCCGCCATGGTCGGGGTCGGCTCGGGGACCGCTTCGGCGGCCGAGGTCGACCATTGGCCGATCGTGTGCAGCGCCAACACCGGCTGCCCGGACTGGGCGAAGGGTGGCGCCGTCGTCTGGGGCAACCGCACGGCCGAGGTCAGCGGGTCGGTGCGCGACTCCAGCAAGTCCCAGTACGAGTGGGTGACCGTCTACTTCGACGCGTTCGCCGGGTCGACCAAGATCGACTCGACCTCACGGACGGCGAACAACGAGGAGCGGCCGTTCCGGTTCTTCATCGGCGACCCCAACCTCGTCGGCGGCATCGACCGGGTCCGGATCCAGGTCTGCGGGCACTTCCCGGCCACGTGGCCGTTCGAGGAGTGCGGCCCGCAGTACAACGTGTGGCGAGGTGAGTGGACCTAGCAGGGACTAGCGCCGCTCGACCTCCAGTTCGGCGAGCTGGAGCCGGTACGTCGTCGCCGGCTCCTGGACGGGGACGCCGAGCTTGGTCGCCGTCACGCGGACGTACCGCAGCGTGGTCAACGGCACGGGGAACGACTGCGGACCGCGCACTCGCTGCCCGCCGGCGTAGTTCGTCGCCGTGTGCAGGAACGTCCACGGCCCGGTCGGCCCGTTGGACGCCGCGAGCGTGAAGTCCACCGGGAAGCTCGCGCCCTCGGCGGCCTGGTCGTCGCGCGGCCACAGCCTGACGTGGTTGAACGAACGCGCGCTGCCGAGGTCGACCTGCACCCACTCGAGGTGGTTCGGGTCGGTGTACCCAGTCGACGTGAAGCCCGCCGTCGGTCCCTCCGCGTTCGCGCTCGCCAGGCTGTGCCGCATCGTGTCCACGAGTCGAGCCCGGCCCCAGCCCTGCGCCGGCGACTCGTACGACGAGCTCGACGTCACCGTACGTCCCGCGGCCAGATCGTCCACCGGGGCAGGGAAAACGGGCGGTCCCTCAGCAACGGGCTGGAGCGTCAGCAACGTCACGGAGTTCGGCGGCAGGTTCACCGGACCGGCGAACGAGGACGTCGGCGCGATCACCTGGTTCTGCACCTGCACGGGGTACTCGTGCGGCCCCGGCCGCTGGCTGCGCACCCCGGCGGCCCAGTCCGCGTAGTAGTTCCCGTTCGCGGCGTCGACGACCGTCCGCACCGCGCGGAACGTCTGATTCGCAGCCAGGTAAGGAAGATTCGTCAGCGAGATGTCGATCCGTGACGCCGCCGCGGTGTGGTTCCACAGCACCACGGCCACCCGGTTGTGCGCGGGATCCCGCGTCGCGACGCCGTAGAGACTCCGATCGGCGAGCCCGCCGGTCGTCGTGAGCCGCTCCGGCCCGAGCTTGCCGTACATCTCGAACACGTTCGCCACGGCCTTGCGGTGCCCGTTCGCCGTCAGCATGCCGAGGTCGCCGTAGAAGCCGGCCGTCGGCGTCCACCCCTCCATCGGGCTGAAGAAGTACGCGCCGCCGAGCGACGGGTTGTCCAGGGCGCGGCTCAACCGGCGGGCGGTGTACGCGGCGTTGACGTGGGTGTCCGGTGCGGCGCCGGGGCTGCCGGTCATGTTCGACGTGCTGTTCCACTCGTTGATCAGCAGCCGCTTCGCGGGGATGCCGCGCGCGCTGAGCAGGCCCTGCGCCGTCGTCACCGTCGCGAAGTCGTCCGACCCGTAGTGGTGCCAGGACAGGAAGTCCATCGGCACGTCGAGGTGGGTGCGGTACCAGTCCAGGAACGCCGCGGTCTGGGTGCTGCCGATGTTCGCGAAGCCCGCGCCGCCGACCTTCGCGGTCGAGTCGGCCTCCTTCACCGCGCGGGCGGACGCCTCGTACATCGCGTTGTACTGATCCATCGTCCCGGTCCAGAACCACTCCGGCTCGTTCCAGATCTCCCAGTCCAGCCCGGCGATCCCGAGGCCCTCGTAGTGGTCGACGACGGCGCGTACGGTGGCCGCCCACTCCGCCAGATCGGTCGCGGGCGCGTTCCACGCCGGTCCGAGCGCGCTGGGCATGTACGACAGGCACATGAACGGGCGGATCCCGTTCTCGACCAGTTCCAGCACGACCCGGTCGAGCCGGCTGAAGTCGTACTCGAGCACCCCGGCGGGGTTCCGCGAGACGGGCGTGTAGAAGCCGTCCTCGAGCAGGTGGTCGATGCGGATCTCCTTCAGCCCCATCCGCGCGAGCTCCGGGATCTGCGACGTGAACCAGTTCAGGTTCTGCGCCGACAGGTAGCCGCCCTGCGAGCCCTTCAGGATCTTCGCCAGCGGAACGGGGCCAGCCGTCTGCGTGTAGCTGAACGACATGCTGGTCGTGGCTGCCTGCGCGGGCGCGACGGGGATCGCGAGCAGCGCGGCGACGAGGAGCACGCCCAGGACCGCGCTGAGCGGTGCGGGCAGTGCGGCCAGTGCGGACTGGGCCGACTGGGCGAGGCGGCGACCGGACATGGGCAACATTGTGCGGACGCAGCGGCATCGGCGAAAAGTATTGACCAAGGATGTGAACCGCGCGGACAGCGGTTTCCCAGACGGTGCCCGATCGGGCCAAAGCGGACGCCGGGCATTGTCCGCTAGCGGCGGAATGCAGCATCTTCTGCATTTGGGTCATCTCTGTGTGTCGCGCGACTTAACATCGCGATAGGGGATCGCTTCGATGACGAACTGTTGTCGAACGAATGCTTTCTGTACGAACAATTCGGGCGATTCGTGCGGACAGAGGTCTTTGGGACGAGGGGGTTTACCGTGAGTGCACCGAGGTCTTGGCGAGGTGTGTCCAGAAGAGGGCTCGCTGTCGTCGTTGCCGCTTTGGCTACGACGGTGGGGGTTGCGGCCCCGACCGTCCTCCAGCCCCGAGCCGAGCCCGCCGTGGCTCCCGCGAGCGCGTACCACCAGGTCGTCACCTGGGGTGCAGCACCGCAGAAGATGACGAACACGTTCAATACCCAGACGTTCCGGATGATCGTGAAGACGAGCGTCGCCGGCAACAATGTGCAAATTCGACTTTCGAACGCATTTGGTACGCGAGCCATTACGTTCGGCAGTGCTTACCTCGGGCGACAGGGGTCGGGCGCGACGGTGGCGTCGGGCTCCAACCGGCAGCTGCGGTTCGGCGGCTCGCGGTCGGTGGTCGTACCGCCCGGCTCGTCCGTGCTCAGTGACCCGTTGTCCGGAACGGTGGCGGCCAACACCAAGCTCGCCGTGAGCCTGCACGTCGTCGGCAACGCCGGCCAGGTGACGGGCCACGCGGTGGCGAGCCAGGTCTCGTACGTCAGCAGCGTCGGCGACTACGCCGCTCGCTCCGACGGCGCCCAGTTCACGCCGACCCCGAACTGGTTCTTCCTCGACGGGGTGGTCGTGACGACCTCGTCGACCATCGGCACCGTCGTCTGTCTCGGCGACTCGATCACCGACGGCACCAGGTCGAGCCAGAACCTGAACCGCCGCTACCCGGACTACCTCGCCACGCGGCTCCAGCAGCAGCACTCCACCCGGTACGCCGGAGTGGCCAACGTCGGCATCTCCTCCAACCGCCTCACCGGCGACGGCACCGGCGTCAGCGGCCTGGCCCGGTTCGACCGCGACGTGCTCGCTCAGCCGGGCGTGGACACGCTCGTGTTCATGCAGGGCATCAACGACATCCGCCTCGACGTGGCGACGCGGCCCGAGCAGCTGACCGCGGCGTACCGCCAGATCGTCGCGCGAGCGCACGCGCACGGGATCAAGGTGATCGGCGGGACGCTGATGCCGTTCTACGGCGACAAGTTCTACACCGAGGAGCGCGAACGGCTCCGCCAGCAGGTGAACCAGTGGATCCGTTCCAGCAACGCGTTCGACGCGGTGGTCGACTTCGACAAGGCCACCCGCGACCCGATCTTCCCGAAGCGGCTGCGGCCGTCGTACGACTCCGGCGACCGCATCCACCCGAGCGACGCCGGCTACCAAGTGATGGCCAACGCCATCGATCTGAGCCAGTTCAGGTAACGGCCGGGAGGAGGGTGCGGGGAGTGGGCCCCGCACCCGCCTGGCGGCTGTCCGCCGTGAGAGTCTGGCCGGCATGTCTCTCGCCAGCGCGGAGCTCGCGGCTTCGATCAGCACCCTCGCCGACGCCGCGGGCGCGGCGATCCTCGAGATCTACGCCCGTTCCGACCCCGGCACGCGCGAGAAGGCCGACCGTACGCCGGTCACCGAGGCCGACCTGGAGTCCGAGCGGCTGATCCTCGCGGGCCTGCGCGAGCTCACGCCCGACGTCCCGATCGTGGCCGAGGAGAGCGTCGCGGCTGGCGTCGTCCCGGAGACCGACGACGGCCCGTTCTGGCTCGTCGACCCGCTCGACGGCACCCGCGAGTTCCTGTCCGGCAACGGCGAGTTCACGGTGAACATCGCGCTGGTCGAGGCCGGCGTACCCGTCCTCGGCGTCGTCCACCTCCCGGTCCAGGACACGAGCTATCTCGGCGGCGCCGGCGCGGCGACCGTCGCGAAAGGACACGAGCGACGAAACCTTGGTGTCGTCCAGGCGAACGAGGCCGGGTTCCGCGTCCTCGTCAGCCGCAGCCATCTGGACGAGGAGACCGAACGCTGGCTCGCCGACGTCCCGGTCACCGAACGTATCTCGGCCGGTAGCTCGCTGAAGTTCTGCCGGATCGCGGAGGGTGCCGCGGACCTCTATCCGCGCTTCGGGCGGACCATGGAATGGGACACCGCCGCAGGTCAGGCCGTGTTGCTCGCCGCCGGAGGGGCGGTCACGACGCCGTCCGGAACGCCGCTACGCTACGGCAAGCCCGGGTTCGCCAACCCGTCATTCCTCGCATTCGGGGCGACGGCGCCTCAGGCGCGCGGGGACGTTGAGACCGGGCATCGGGGAACCTGACCTCACGTACGGAACGTCCTAGTGCGCGCCGTACGACATCTCCAGAAAGGGCACAAACTGTGAAGCGACGCACGGGGGCACTGCTCCTCGCCGCTGGCCTGAGCCTGGCCGTCCTGACCGCTTGCGGGGGCAGTGGCGGGAGCACCACCACGGGCAGCGGGAGCTCCGGCAGTGGCAACAGCAACGCTGGCAGCGGTGACGTCAAGGCGTACTGCGCCGCGGTCCGCGACGCCGGCACCGAGCTGCTCAAGCCGGCTCCGGCCGGTGAGACGAAGGACCTCTCGTCGACGTACCAGAAGATCGCCGACGTGGCTCCGGACGACATCAAGCCGTCCTGGCAGACGCTGGCCGACCAGATGAAGGTCCTCCAGGAGGGCCTCAAGATCGACCCGCAGGCCATCGCCACGACGGACCCCGCCGACCTCGAGGCGCAGCAGAAGAAGACCGAAGAGGCCAGCACGAAGATGCAGGAGGCCATCACCAAGGTCTCCGAGGACACGACCAAGCGCTGCGTCAACGCGTGATGAGGTGGGCCGGGGATGACGGAGAGCGTCGGACAAGCGCGCGTAGCGCGCGCTGCGTTCGGCGCCCCGCGCCCGTATGGGCGTGGTGCAGGAGGAACTCATATTGGTTATATGGGTGACGATGTGCACCGCGGCCAGACGGGATGTGGGGTGTCGCACGCCCGGCGATATCCGTCAGACGCGGCCCAGAATGTGTGGGGGCGTCCGGGTTGCGGACGCCCCCGTCACATGTGTCGGTCGGCTCTGCTTCGATGATGCCGGTCAGCCGAGTAGCCTCACCTGCGAGGCTGGCTAAGATCGCACAGCCTCGTGCGACACGCTCGAGACAGCTGCCGACACGAAAACGCGACAACTGCACACAGGCCGACGCCAGAAGCGTAAGAATCTCCCTTGCCCTGCCCGTCCCCACGCCCCGAGGTGACCGTCCGTGCCGCTTCCTCCCCTGACTCCCGAAGCTCGTCAAGCTGCCCTCGAGAAGGCGGCGCAGGCCCGGCGGGAGCGAGCCGAGGTGAAGAACCGCCTGAAGCACTCCGGCGCATCCCTTGGCGAGGTCGTCAGCCAGGGCCGCAACTCCAACGAGATCATCGGCAAGATGAAGGTCCTCGACCTGCTCTGCGCGATGCCGGGAGTCGGCAAGGTCCGCGCCAGGCAGATCATGGAGCGGATCGGCATCTCCGAGAGCCGCCGGGTCCGCGGACTCGGCGAGAACCAGGTCGCCGCGCTCAAGCGCGAGTTCGGCGAGTCCTGAGCCGCTAGCCACCACAGAACCTGAGCACGAGGCGGTACGTACGGCGATGACCGGATCAGCGTTCTTCGAAACGGCGGGTGCCTCCCGCCTCACCGTGCTGGCCGGGCCGACCGCGGTCGGCAAGGGCACCGTCGCCGCCGCGATCCGCGCGCACTATCCGGAGGTCTGGATCTCCGTCTCGGCGACGACTCGACCGCCGCGACCGGGTGAGGTGCTCGGCACCCACTACTGGTTCGTCGACGACGCCGAGTTCGACCACATGGTCGAGACCGGCGAGCTGCTCGAGTGGGCGGTGGTGCACGGCGTTCACCGGTACGGAACGCCGCGGCGCGCCGTCCTGGAGGCGCTCGAGGCGGGCCGGCCCGCGCTGTTGGAGATCGATCTGCAGGGCGCGCGCCAGGTGCGGGACACGATGCCGGAGGCGATGTTCGTGTTCCTCGCGCCGCCGCACTGGGACGAGCTCGTTCGCCGGCTGGTCGGTCGGGGAACCGAGTCGGCCGAGGAACAGGCCCGCCGGCTGGACACCGCCAGGCGTGAGCTGGCGGCCGAGCGGGAGTTCGATGTGACCATTGTCAACACCGATGTCCCGACCGCTGCCGCGGAGTTGGTATCCTTGATGTACTCCCACACGACAGCACCGGAGGCCTGAGCTTGTCCGGCACCCCGACCACGGCCGAGGGCATCACGTACCCGCCCATCGACGACCTACTGACCAAGGCTGACTCGAAGTACAAGCTCGTCTTGTTCTCCGCCAAGCGCGCCCGCCAGATCAACGCCTACTACGCCCAGCTGGGCGAGGGCCTGCTCGAGTACGTCGGCCCGCTCGTGGACACCCATGTCCAGGAGAAGCCGCTCTCGATCGCGCTGCGTGAGATCAACGAGGGTCTGCTGACGGTCGAGGACATCGAGCCGACCGAGACCAACCCGCCCGCGGCCTCCTAAGCCACGGCTCGCGCGACAACCGAAGACGAACGATGCCCGCCACCACCCGAGCAGCTCGGGTGGTGCTTGGCGTTTCCGGCGGGATCGCGGCGTACAAGGCGGCGAGCCTGCTCCGGCTGCTGGTCGAGGCGGGGCACTCGGTGCGCGTCGTCCCGACTGCTTCGGCTTTGAAGTTCGTGGGCGAGGCGACCTGGGCGGCGCTGTCGCACGAGCCGGTCCATACGTCGGTGTGGTCGGACGTGCACGAGGTGCCGCACGTACGGCTGGGGCAGACCGCAGACCTCGTCGTGGTCGCGCCCGCTACG is part of the Tenggerimyces flavus genome and encodes:
- the pyrF gene encoding orotidine-5'-phosphate decarboxylase, translating into MIDPFGARLRKNLDRLGPLCAGLDPHAALLEAWELPDTVDGLERFAMTVVEAVAGRVAVVKPQSAFFERHGSAGIAVLERAIGALRAEGTLVLLDVKRGDIGTTMQGYADAYLNEKSSLFVDAITVSPYLGFGSLRPTIDTALANGAGVFVLALTSNPEAPEVQQARTPDGRTVTGAMLAHLAAENAGVSPLGSVGAVVGATVGSTGEDFAVNGPLLAPGMGAQGGTAEGLREIFGTDALRNVLPSTSRELLSAGPSVEALRSTADSLNDSLATVLR
- a CDS encoding NUDIX domain-containing protein, with the protein product MGTEGVGVLDVVVMIVTDRQGRVVMQHRTDDAPTGAGLWSVPGGGVEPGELPADAAHRELLEETGLSCDDLARSHVYERPSSNGLHQLRVHVFVGTTDAKDDELVCGEGQAMVFLGLEEAWQRDLTRVARENLPQSGISREIAVALVTDRLGRVLMQHRTDDAPISPGLWTPPGGHLEPGEDALTAAHRELLEETGLRCPDLALADVRVLVGGDGQLVRYHLFEATTDARDEDVVCGEGQAMVFLTVDEAQRKSLTSIARAILAA
- the sigJ gene encoding RNA polymerase sigma factor SigJ encodes the protein MEQQSELAERFEESRSQLRSVAYRMLGSLTEADDAVQEAWIRLSRSDTSDVDNLGGWLTTVVARVCLDMLRSRKARREQPYETFVPDPIVTLDDRTDPEQQALLADSVGLALLVVLETLPPAERLAFVLHDTFGLPFDEIAPIVDRTPTAARQLASRARRRVQGAHLPDPDLAKQREVVEAFLAAARAGEFEKLLEILDPDVVLRADFGAARVSTLVRGPQDVIAQARLYADSAQYTRHALINGAPGTVAIRKGRLTAVSSMTIVDGKIVQIDILADPDRLRQVQLSGL
- a CDS encoding GH39 family glycosyl hydrolase → MSGRRLAQSAQSALAALPAPLSAVLGVLLVAALLAIPVAPAQAATTSMSFSYTQTAGPVPLAKILKGSQGGYLSAQNLNWFTSQIPELARMGLKEIRIDHLLEDGFYTPVSRNPAGVLEYDFSRLDRVVLELVENGIRPFMCLSYMPSALGPAWNAPATDLAEWAATVRAVVDHYEGLGIAGLDWEIWNEPEWFWTGTMDQYNAMYEASARAVKEADSTAKVGGAGFANIGSTQTAAFLDWYRTHLDVPMDFLSWHHYGSDDFATVTTAQGLLSARGIPAKRLLINEWNSTSNMTGSPGAAPDTHVNAAYTARRLSRALDNPSLGGAYFFSPMEGWTPTAGFYGDLGMLTANGHRKAVANVFEMYGKLGPERLTTTGGLADRSLYGVATRDPAHNRVAVVLWNHTAAASRIDISLTNLPYLAANQTFRAVRTVVDAANGNYYADWAAGVRSQRPGPHEYPVQVQNQVIAPTSSFAGPVNLPPNSVTLLTLQPVAEGPPVFPAPVDDLAAGRTVTSSSSYESPAQGWGRARLVDTMRHSLASANAEGPTAGFTSTGYTDPNHLEWVQVDLGSARSFNHVRLWPRDDQAAEGASFPVDFTLAASNGPTGPWTFLHTATNYAGGQRVRGPQSFPVPLTTLRYVRVTATKLGVPVQEPATTYRLQLAELEVERR
- a CDS encoding SGNH/GDSL hydrolase family protein — encoded protein: MGVAAPTVLQPRAEPAVAPASAYHQVVTWGAAPQKMTNTFNTQTFRMIVKTSVAGNNVQIRLSNAFGTRAITFGSAYLGRQGSGATVASGSNRQLRFGGSRSVVVPPGSSVLSDPLSGTVAANTKLAVSLHVVGNAGQVTGHAVASQVSYVSSVGDYAARSDGAQFTPTPNWFFLDGVVVTTSSTIGTVVCLGDSITDGTRSSQNLNRRYPDYLATRLQQQHSTRYAGVANVGISSNRLTGDGTGVSGLARFDRDVLAQPGVDTLVFMQGINDIRLDVATRPEQLTAAYRQIVARAHAHGIKVIGGTLMPFYGDKFYTEERERLRQQVNQWIRSSNAFDAVVDFDKATRDPIFPKRLRPSYDSGDRIHPSDAGYQVMANAIDLSQFR
- the cysQ gene encoding 3'(2'),5'-bisphosphate nucleotidase CysQ, coding for MSLASAELAASISTLADAAGAAILEIYARSDPGTREKADRTPVTEADLESERLILAGLRELTPDVPIVAEESVAAGVVPETDDGPFWLVDPLDGTREFLSGNGEFTVNIALVEAGVPVLGVVHLPVQDTSYLGGAGAATVAKGHERRNLGVVQANEAGFRVLVSRSHLDEETERWLADVPVTERISAGSSLKFCRIAEGAADLYPRFGRTMEWDTAAGQAVLLAAGGAVTTPSGTPLRYGKPGFANPSFLAFGATAPQARGDVETGHRGT
- the mihF gene encoding integration host factor, actinobacterial type; the encoded protein is MPLPPLTPEARQAALEKAAQARRERAEVKNRLKHSGASLGEVVSQGRNSNEIIGKMKVLDLLCAMPGVGKVRARQIMERIGISESRRVRGLGENQVAALKREFGES
- the gmk gene encoding guanylate kinase produces the protein MTGSAFFETAGASRLTVLAGPTAVGKGTVAAAIRAHYPEVWISVSATTRPPRPGEVLGTHYWFVDDAEFDHMVETGELLEWAVVHGVHRYGTPRRAVLEALEAGRPALLEIDLQGARQVRDTMPEAMFVFLAPPHWDELVRRLVGRGTESAEEQARRLDTARRELAAEREFDVTIVNTDVPTAAAELVSLMYSHTTAPEA
- the rpoZ gene encoding DNA-directed RNA polymerase subunit omega, coding for MSGTPTTAEGITYPPIDDLLTKADSKYKLVLFSAKRARQINAYYAQLGEGLLEYVGPLVDTHVQEKPLSIALREINEGLLTVEDIEPTETNPPAAS